The sequence below is a genomic window from Deltaproteobacteria bacterium.
TTTTATATACCAAAAGGGGCTTCTATAAGCGATGCGTGCAGCCTTTCGCCAAAGGGTCAGCACTTCTGCCAGTTAAAAAAAAAAAAAAATGCAGGGGATGTGGATGAGGTGAGACTTAAACTACCTTTTCCAAATTTTTATTTAAGTTTTCATGTGAATCCGTTTAAAGAAGAGGCAAAGGGCAAAGGGCAAAGGGCAAAGGGCAGGAAGGCATTTGATTACATTGTAAAGACAACCCATGCCATAGACAAACTTGAGGTTGATATTCAAAAACCTTTAAGGGCAGAGGATTTTAAAATCACTCCCCAATCAACAGAAAAAAGGGGATTTAAGGGATTTGAACATTATGACTATGTTTATGAAAATGTCCAAGAGGGACAGGAGATTAAGTTTAATGTCAGTTATGCAAAAAATGACAGCCAGCCGTCTCAAGATATAAAATATTCGCGGATGACAGAACCAAAGGTCTTCGGCTCTCCATTTGAGGAGAGGAAAAGATTTTCAAGAACCATGCTCTTGGCAGGGATTGCAGGTCTTCTTGTGCTGGCAGGAATGCTTATGCTGGTGTTTAGGAAGAGGAAGGTATGAATAATCTTAAATTTCAAATTTCAAATTTCAAATTCTTAATGTTTTTACTGTTTACTGTTCACTGTTCACTGTTCACTGCATCAGTTGCCTTTGCAGAGACCGTAGGAGAGATTGCAAAGGAACTCGCATGCCCATGTGAATGTCCTCTTGTGCTTGAGGACTGCAATATGTCATGCGGTCTTGACTGGAAAGACCAAATCGGCGAAATGCTCAAACAGGGCAAAACAAAACAGGAAATCATAAAATACTTTGTGGATAAATACGGAGATAATGCCAAAATCACGCCAATGCAGCGCATTCACGGCAAGTTTTATCAATATACAAGGGGCTTTGATACTCTGGAGTGGGGTATTTTCTGGGGTGTCATAGCGGTCTGGGTTCTTGCCATATTCTTTGGAATCTATCTTTTAACCAGAAGGTTTATGAGAAAGGGCGGCAAGGCTTGAAGCAGTTTTTTACAGCCTTTGTCATTTTTGCATTTTTTATTTCGGCAACTGCCATTGTCCTCTTCCTGTTTTTTGTTGATACAAGCCCCGTGTCAAAAGGAGAGTTTATTTATACAAAGACACGTCTTGCCTTATTCAGACACACAGGTTTAAATACCTTAAAAGAAGGGGATGAAAGACTTTTGTATGAATCATCCTGCGCAAGAAAATGCCACTCAAGGGATGTGGTTGAAAGGACAAGGCATACAGCAAGGGAATGGGAGGCTGTCATCCAAAGGATGAGGTTTGTAAATAAGGCAGATGTCAGAGAAAAAGAGGGGAGAGTAATCCTTAAATACCTCCAGAAGAATTTTTTAAGCAGCACGCCGACCATACTTTCGCCTGAGGCGAATAAATATCTAAAACAGTATCTCTGGAGGAGCGACTTTGGAGAAAGCGACCTTTATGTGGATATAATCTACACACCTGTAGTCTATCATACACTTACCAGTGGAACAGGGGAGGCGCTTGGTTATAAGGTTGATGAGTATGCTGTTTTTATGGTGTATCTTAATACCCACCAGAGCAAACTTCTCCCTTTTCAGATGGAAAATCTGACAATTCTTCGTGATGAAACAGGAAAAGAATATAAGCCAATTTCATGGAAGGTTACTTATGAAAGCGGAGACCTGCACCACAGAGAGGGTGTGCTTGTCTTTCCAAAGGTAAAAACTGACAAAGGTTTTTTAGAGATTGTTTTAAAGGATTTGCCCGGGCAAAAGGAAAGGCTCTTTAGGTGGGATTTGCCAATACCAGAAATGCAGAGGATTA
It includes:
- a CDS encoding LPXTG cell wall anchor domain-containing protein; this encodes MQIKISTWFIKIILPLLFIASSVSASDDLSIGRMRVSIWPEYDDPGVLVIYDGRFKDDTSFPAEAVFYIPKGASISDACSLSPKGQHFCQLKKKKNAGDVDEVRLKLPFPNFYLSFHVNPFKEEAKGKGQRAKGRKAFDYIVKTTHAIDKLEVDIQKPLRAEDFKITPQSTEKRGFKGFEHYDYVYENVQEGQEIKFNVSYAKNDSQPSQDIKYSRMTEPKVFGSPFEERKRFSRTMLLAGIAGLLVLAGMLMLVFRKRKV
- a CDS encoding cytochrome c-type biogenesis protein CcmH encodes the protein MNNLKFQISNFKFLMFLLFTVHCSLFTASVAFAETVGEIAKELACPCECPLVLEDCNMSCGLDWKDQIGEMLKQGKTKQEIIKYFVDKYGDNAKITPMQRIHGKFYQYTRGFDTLEWGIFWGVIAVWVLAIFFGIYLLTRRFMRKGGKA